The Falsibacillus pallidus genome has a segment encoding these proteins:
- a CDS encoding DUF418 domain-containing protein, with protein MEPISSKDRILSIDILRGLALVGIFIVNIISFHTPVLYINPFEWWEFRNTLINYEWIDIFLEGSVYPIFALLFGFGLAAIRQRALKKGARFSRIGSRRLALLLFIGVLHAVFIWFGDILIIYALLGFLLMTVLPYSGRRLISFGLTLLLIPNLLFVFYLSWSSIANPYGAMLWTDIGGVKDSIASYTSSSYFDALHQRLIDWYAVNNPVNFLYMLTTIFPMMMIGAGAFKADLFKKVKENKGYWIAGMTVLLFLGILLKSLPYLLLQNTVFLYIQDIIGGPITGMGYIAAILLIVVNPLAGKILKPLAAAGRMSLTIYLMQSILSSFIFYGYGMGMYNRLPLETGVWVAIGIFMIQVILAEIWFSKFTYGPMESIWRKWTYK; from the coding sequence ATGGAGCCTATTTCATCAAAGGACCGGATATTATCCATAGATATTTTAAGAGGGCTTGCATTAGTAGGCATTTTCATTGTGAATATCATTTCATTCCACACACCGGTCCTTTACATAAACCCATTTGAATGGTGGGAATTCCGTAATACACTTATCAATTATGAATGGATCGATATTTTTCTGGAGGGAAGCGTCTATCCCATTTTTGCGCTGCTTTTCGGATTCGGACTGGCAGCCATCAGACAAAGAGCGTTGAAAAAGGGTGCAAGGTTTAGTCGAATAGGGAGCAGGAGACTCGCCCTATTACTTTTCATCGGGGTACTGCACGCCGTTTTTATATGGTTCGGAGATATCCTGATCATTTATGCGCTGCTTGGTTTCTTGCTGATGACAGTCCTGCCATACTCAGGAAGACGACTGATTTCCTTTGGCCTGACTCTGCTTCTGATCCCTAATTTATTGTTTGTTTTTTACTTGAGTTGGAGCTCAATCGCGAATCCCTATGGCGCTATGCTTTGGACAGATATTGGAGGAGTGAAGGACTCCATTGCTTCCTACACGTCATCCTCTTATTTTGATGCCTTGCATCAAAGGTTAATAGATTGGTATGCAGTCAATAATCCGGTCAACTTTCTTTATATGCTTACGACAATCTTTCCAATGATGATGATAGGGGCAGGGGCGTTTAAAGCTGATTTGTTTAAAAAAGTGAAAGAAAATAAAGGGTATTGGATTGCAGGGATGACGGTTCTTCTCTTCTTGGGCATTTTATTGAAATCGCTTCCTTATCTCCTGCTTCAAAATACCGTTTTTCTATACATTCAGGACATTATCGGGGGGCCGATCACCGGGATGGGGTATATTGCAGCAATCCTTCTGATTGTTGTAAATCCCCTGGCAGGAAAAATCTTAAAGCCATTAGCAGCCGCCGGGAGAATGTCATTGACCATCTATTTAATGCAGTCGATTCTTTCATCCTTCATTTTTTATGGTTATGGAATGGGGATGTACAACCGCTTGCCGCTTGAGACTGGTGTATGGGTTGCCATTGGGATTTTTATGATCCAAGTAATTCTCGCTGAAATATGGTTCAGCAAATTCACATATGGCCCAATGGAAAGCATATGGAGAAAATGGACCTATAAATAA
- a CDS encoding spore germination protein, whose translation MPAFVGAVQVINLGSSGVFHIGDVFQIQPLSNAKTYSGAGSFNTGDGLSIYNERSSTNTYDQDALDQGQYFNV comes from the coding sequence ATGCCTGCATTTGTTGGTGCCGTTCAAGTCATCAACCTGGGGTCGAGTGGTGTTTTTCATATCGGGGATGTTTTCCAGATACAGCCGCTTTCAAATGCAAAAACGTATTCAGGAGCCGGTTCATTTAATACTGGAGACGGACTTTCCATATACAACGAACGTTCTTCCACAAACACCTATGACCAGGACGCTTTAGATCAGGGGCAATATTTCAATGTATAG
- a CDS encoding spore germination protein GerPB: protein MKLYIQQTIQIHLIKIGSVSNSSVFQIGTLGAVTETSNLYNTGGYTQPAPPAKKPGTAVLEPGEYIKGGEKTFVPFPPAGTR from the coding sequence ATGAAATTGTATATCCAGCAAACCATTCAAATTCATTTGATAAAAATAGGCTCTGTATCCAATTCATCCGTTTTCCAAATCGGAACGCTTGGCGCAGTCACTGAGACGTCCAATCTTTACAATACTGGTGGATATACCCAGCCAGCGCCGCCTGCGAAAAAGCCTGGAACAGCAGTCTTGGAGCCCGGTGAATACATTAAAGGCGGGGAAAAGACATTTGTTCCTTTCCCTCCTGCCGGCACTCGATAA
- the gerPC gene encoding spore germination protein GerPC, with product MQDLYYYINQLYSFIKQQNKRMEGLESAMKDLQNEIEALKNRPSINVERLEYKFDQLKVETLEGTLNIGLNPSDIDKIEDFAVDQQTSATNSHTSMSQLPEGLREKVDESSNEYIEQELPALIVDTEDQLQVKLDPQYHTMIIEDIKRQLPQRISYYINTLSGQYNRSSEESSLDEIIFSRIKADIQQAVYTFIAQLPNELKGKNNDGT from the coding sequence ATGCAAGATCTCTATTACTACATCAATCAACTATATTCCTTCATCAAACAACAGAATAAAAGAATGGAAGGATTGGAGAGTGCCATGAAAGATCTTCAAAATGAAATCGAAGCACTTAAAAATCGCCCCTCCATCAATGTAGAAAGACTGGAATATAAATTTGACCAATTGAAAGTCGAAACATTGGAAGGAACGCTCAATATAGGGTTAAACCCTTCTGATATTGATAAAATAGAAGATTTTGCAGTTGACCAGCAGACCTCCGCAACCAATTCCCACACTTCAATGTCCCAGCTTCCGGAGGGACTCCGTGAAAAAGTCGACGAATCCAGCAATGAGTATATTGAACAAGAGCTGCCTGCCCTGATTGTTGATACTGAAGATCAACTGCAAGTCAAACTCGATCCCCAATATCACACGATGATCATCGAGGATATCAAACGCCAGCTCCCTCAAAGAATCAGTTATTATATCAATACGCTGAGCGGCCAGTATAACCGTTCTTCAGAAGAATCCAGCCTGGATGAAATTATTTTCTCACGGATTAAAGCAGATATCCAACAGGCGGTCTATACCTTCATTGCCCAATTGCCAAATGAACTGAAAGGAAAGAATAATGATGGAACTTAA
- a CDS encoding spore gernimation protein GerPD yields MELNVVNRELCVNSIQLTGVSASSLFLVGDANTIQLASTFDTPAESLIIGPFVPLTPKG; encoded by the coding sequence ATGGAACTTAATGTTGTAAACCGGGAATTATGTGTCAATTCCATTCAATTAACTGGTGTTTCTGCATCTTCCCTCTTTTTAGTTGGAGATGCGAATACAATCCAGCTTGCTTCCACCTTTGATACACCTGCAGAATCCTTAATCATCGGACCGTTTGTTCCATTGACTCCTAAAGGATGA
- a CDS encoding spore germination protein GerPE, with translation MNITPFGRQSLVHDIKLRTLAFSSTFQIGDSCKIKAVSNVLAIQRERELFFDDEGKFEDYPIFSEPIPLAPITTPVNVNTLNANGTIKVGSIDIIGVSSASILHVGNTDDVYLENRTHHIRQLSDAE, from the coding sequence ATGAACATCACTCCTTTTGGTCGCCAGTCCCTCGTCCACGATATCAAGCTGAGAACCCTTGCCTTCAGCTCCACATTTCAGATCGGGGATTCCTGCAAAATTAAAGCTGTTTCAAATGTTTTAGCCATTCAAAGGGAGCGTGAACTATTCTTTGATGATGAAGGAAAATTTGAAGACTATCCGATATTTTCAGAACCAATACCCCTTGCTCCTATTACGACTCCTGTCAATGTGAATACATTGAATGCGAATGGCACCATTAAAGTGGGTTCCATAGATATTATCGGGGTTTCGTCTGCTTCCATCCTTCATGTCGGGAATACAGATGATGTCTATCTTGAAAATCGGACCCACCACATCCGTCAATTGAGTGATGCCGAATAG
- a CDS encoding spore germination protein: MPAFTGPVSVLSVSGGNIQFGDTAVISPKNASKTTTGSGSVNTGGFFFTNTFFSINGTLNTSLLDQPVVGNN, translated from the coding sequence ATGCCTGCTTTTACTGGTCCTGTTTCTGTCCTGAGTGTAAGCGGCGGAAATATTCAATTTGGCGACACGGCTGTCATCTCTCCAAAAAACGCATCCAAGACTACAACCGGATCAGGTTCCGTCAATACAGGCGGATTCTTTTTCACCAATACTTTTTTCAGTATAAACGGCACATTGAATACGAGCCTTCTAGACCAGCCGGTAGTCGGAAACAATTAA
- the addA gene encoding helicase-exonuclease AddAB subunit AddA, producing MKRSVIPVKPETVTWTDDQWKAIHAKNQDILVAAAAGSGKTAVLVERIIGKIISEEEPFDVDRLLVVTFTNASAAEMRHRIGEALEKAISQNPSSVHLRKQLSLLNRASISTLHSFCLEVIRKYYYLIDIDPGFRIADGTEGELLRDEVLDDLFEEEYGKEGNEPFYLLVDTFTNDRSDAALQDMVRKLYDFSRSHPFPDQWLDELVSMYDVNDGGPIEELPFYDAILWDLLLQFEGAKSLLQEAYELTKLPGGPAPRAENYLDDMALVDRLITAGKTSWNELYLAMNTMEFNRAKACRGDDFNKDLVKSADDLRKKAKTILEKQRNELFSRKPETFLNDMQKMKGVISSLVELVKTFGEKFKDVKEEKGLVDFSDLEHYCLEILMDSDDPNTPSEAAKSYRSQFKEVLVDEYQDTNMVQETILQLVSAERDNGNLFMVGDVKQSIYRFRLAEPNLFLNKYNAFDSEGEGSGLKIDLAMNFRSRNEVLAGTNYLFKQIMGMKVGEIEYDENAELKLGASYPQDETYPIELHLIDLEDESGSAADELEDQASPEEDLVDLEKSQLEARWMAAKIKELIDSRKQIYDPKRKAYRPIQYKDIVLLLRSMPWAPVIMEEFKEAGIPIYANLATGYFDATEITIMLSLLKVIDNPYQDIPLASVLRSPIVGLSEKELAAIRSSSSSGAFYDAVKAASRKNHSGQAEGLNEKLQSFLSDLSAWRTLARQGALSQLIWQLYRDTKFYDFSGGLPGGKQRQANLRALYDRARQYESTSFRGLFRFLRFIDRMRERGDDLGTARALSEGEDVVRLMTIHSSKGLEFPVVFMAGVSRNFNMMDLNASYLLDKDLGFASKYMDPEKRITYPSLPQIAFKRKKKLETIAEEMRVLYVALTRAKEKLYLVASPKNLEKSIQKWAGALSHQDWLLKDYDRASAKSYLDWIGPSMARHSDLREFLEGSSPHPLLSEEIASHESRWHIEVHHKSELHNIFPEPESENDGWIEAVQKGQPLKSSDSSGDKIDEVLSWKYPYQEAAKRRSKQSVSELKRMLETRDAESDTSFLQKFQKPVMKRPKFMQEQKLSPAERGTAMHMVMQHIPFGERIDVHLLNTLLEAMVEKELLSIEQKEAITIGEILSFFETDLGRKMAESSNVHREIPFSIAVPANEIYTDWNSPDESVLVQGIIDCVIEEPDGLVLIDYKTDNITDRFKGKFEDAKPVLENRYRVQLEFYEEALRKIWKKPIKQKFLFFFDGAHILEL from the coding sequence ATGAAAAGAAGTGTAATTCCCGTAAAACCGGAAACAGTCACTTGGACAGATGATCAATGGAAAGCCATCCATGCCAAGAATCAGGATATTTTGGTTGCTGCGGCGGCAGGCTCCGGAAAAACAGCAGTACTTGTTGAGCGGATCATTGGAAAGATTATTTCAGAAGAAGAACCATTCGATGTAGACCGTCTTTTAGTCGTGACCTTCACGAACGCTTCTGCAGCGGAAATGCGGCATCGGATCGGGGAAGCCCTTGAAAAAGCCATCAGTCAAAACCCTTCTTCTGTACACTTGCGAAAGCAGCTGAGCCTTCTCAACAGGGCATCGATTTCCACTTTGCACTCCTTCTGTCTGGAAGTCATCAGAAAATATTACTATTTGATTGATATTGATCCAGGATTCAGGATCGCTGATGGGACAGAAGGAGAGCTGCTTAGGGATGAAGTGCTCGATGATTTATTTGAAGAAGAGTATGGAAAAGAAGGGAACGAACCGTTTTACCTTCTTGTGGATACCTTCACGAATGACCGGAGCGATGCAGCACTTCAAGACATGGTCAGGAAGCTTTATGATTTTTCAAGATCCCATCCATTCCCGGATCAGTGGCTTGATGAGCTTGTCTCCATGTATGATGTGAATGATGGCGGACCCATTGAGGAACTTCCCTTTTATGATGCAATTTTATGGGATTTGCTGCTTCAATTTGAAGGGGCTAAGTCGCTGCTTCAGGAAGCCTATGAATTGACGAAGCTGCCTGGCGGTCCTGCACCGAGGGCAGAAAATTATCTGGACGATATGGCGTTGGTTGACCGGTTGATAACAGCCGGGAAAACCAGCTGGAATGAGCTTTATCTCGCCATGAATACGATGGAATTCAACCGGGCGAAGGCGTGCAGGGGGGATGACTTCAATAAAGATCTGGTGAAGTCGGCTGATGACTTGAGAAAGAAAGCGAAAACGATTCTTGAAAAGCAGAGGAATGAATTGTTTTCAAGAAAGCCTGAAACATTTCTGAATGATATGCAGAAAATGAAAGGCGTCATTTCCTCCCTTGTTGAACTTGTGAAAACATTCGGTGAAAAGTTCAAGGATGTAAAAGAAGAAAAAGGTCTGGTTGATTTTTCAGATCTAGAGCACTACTGTCTGGAGATATTGATGGACTCAGATGATCCGAATACCCCATCAGAAGCCGCAAAGTCCTATCGCTCACAGTTCAAAGAGGTGCTTGTTGATGAGTATCAGGATACCAATATGGTCCAGGAAACGATATTGCAGCTTGTTTCAGCAGAAAGGGATAACGGCAATCTGTTCATGGTGGGTGACGTCAAACAATCCATCTATCGATTCCGGCTGGCTGAACCCAATCTGTTTTTGAATAAATACAATGCCTTTGATTCGGAAGGAGAAGGGTCTGGGCTTAAAATTGACCTGGCCATGAACTTCCGGAGCAGGAATGAAGTATTGGCGGGGACCAATTATCTCTTTAAGCAAATCATGGGAATGAAAGTCGGCGAAATCGAATATGACGAAAATGCCGAACTTAAACTTGGTGCATCATATCCTCAGGATGAAACGTATCCGATCGAACTTCATTTGATTGATTTAGAGGATGAATCCGGCAGTGCAGCCGATGAACTTGAAGATCAGGCGTCGCCTGAAGAAGATCTTGTGGATTTAGAAAAATCACAGCTCGAGGCAAGATGGATGGCGGCTAAGATTAAGGAGCTCATAGACAGCAGGAAGCAAATCTATGATCCTAAGAGAAAAGCTTACCGTCCAATTCAGTATAAAGATATTGTCCTTCTTTTAAGGTCAATGCCATGGGCACCGGTCATCATGGAAGAATTCAAAGAAGCTGGAATCCCCATCTATGCCAATTTGGCTACAGGTTATTTTGATGCAACGGAAATCACTATCATGCTTTCCCTTTTAAAAGTGATCGATAATCCATATCAAGATATCCCTCTTGCTTCTGTATTGAGGTCGCCTATAGTGGGATTATCGGAAAAAGAATTGGCAGCTATCCGTTCTTCCAGTTCAAGCGGTGCTTTTTACGATGCGGTTAAAGCTGCTTCCAGAAAGAATCATTCAGGGCAAGCAGAAGGATTAAACGAAAAGCTGCAGTCTTTTCTTTCAGATCTTTCAGCGTGGAGGACGCTGGCAAGGCAGGGAGCATTGTCGCAGCTGATCTGGCAATTGTACAGGGATACAAAATTCTACGATTTTTCAGGAGGACTTCCCGGTGGAAAGCAGAGGCAGGCAAACCTCCGTGCTCTTTATGACCGTGCACGCCAATATGAGTCGACTTCCTTCAGGGGATTATTCCGCTTCCTTCGATTTATAGACCGTATGAGGGAAAGAGGGGATGATCTCGGGACTGCAAGAGCCTTAAGTGAAGGAGAGGATGTAGTCAGACTGATGACCATCCACTCCAGCAAGGGGTTGGAATTCCCGGTCGTCTTTATGGCTGGCGTTTCAAGGAATTTTAATATGATGGATTTAAATGCGTCCTATTTATTGGATAAGGATTTAGGTTTTGCATCCAAGTACATGGATCCGGAAAAACGGATCACATATCCTTCCTTGCCGCAGATTGCTTTTAAAAGAAAGAAAAAACTGGAAACCATTGCAGAGGAAATGCGCGTTCTCTATGTGGCATTGACAAGGGCCAAAGAAAAATTGTATTTAGTGGCGAGTCCAAAAAATCTGGAGAAAAGCATCCAAAAGTGGGCAGGAGCATTATCCCACCAAGATTGGCTGTTGAAAGACTATGACCGTGCTAGTGCAAAGTCGTATCTTGACTGGATCGGTCCTTCCATGGCACGCCACAGTGATTTAAGGGAGTTTCTAGAGGGAAGTTCCCCTCATCCGCTCCTAAGTGAGGAAATCGCTTCACATGAATCAAGATGGCATATAGAGGTGCATCATAAATCAGAGCTTCATAATATCTTCCCGGAGCCTGAAAGTGAAAATGATGGATGGATCGAAGCGGTACAGAAAGGACAGCCATTGAAGTCTTCTGATTCATCCGGGGACAAGATAGATGAGGTTCTTTCATGGAAATATCCATATCAAGAAGCAGCTAAACGGAGATCAAAGCAATCGGTATCAGAACTGAAGCGAATGTTAGAGACACGGGATGCTGAAAGTGATACAAGCTTTTTGCAGAAATTCCAGAAGCCTGTGATGAAAAGACCGAAGTTCATGCAGGAGCAGAAGCTGAGTCCGGCAGAAAGGGGTACTGCCATGCATATGGTCATGCAGCATATCCCATTCGGAGAACGAATTGATGTCCACCTCTTAAATACGCTGCTTGAAGCAATGGTGGAGAAAGAATTATTATCCATAGAGCAGAAAGAGGCTATTACGATTGGCGAAATTTTGTCATTTTTTGAGACGGATTTGGGAAGGAAGATGGCAGAATCGTCAAATGTACACAGGGAAATCCCCTTCAGCATCGCCGTTCCAGCCAATGAAATTTACACTGATTGGAATAGCCCTGATGAAAGTGTGCTTGTACAAGGGATCATCGACTGTGTCATCGAAGAACCGGATGGATTGGTCTTGATTGATTATAAAACGGATAATATTACGGATCGATTCAAAGGGAAATTCGAAGATGCGAAACCTGTGTTGGAGAACAGGTATCGGGTGCAATTGGAATTTTACGAAGAAGCCCTTCGGAAAATATGGAAGAAGCCTATTAAACAAAAGTTCCTCTTCTTTTTCGACGGTGCTCATATTCTAGAATTATAA
- the addB gene encoding helicase-exonuclease AddAB subunit AddB, protein MAIRFLIGRSGAGKTSFMFNEMQEKLELHPAGAPIIYLVPDQMTFLSEYRLVQSPNLSGMIRAQVFSFTRLAWRVLQETGGIGRYHLSSAGLNMLIRKIIEERKDDLKLFNRAADKNGFVSHVESMLTEFKRYCVNPEELSRKNKELENQGTNKSLSDKLHDLELIYTQFEDALFDKYIDSEDYFRLLADSIRHSEYLQNADIYIDGFHSFTPQEYLVIEQLMKTCRSVSIALTLDKPYKNSVPDELDLFRMTGETYSSLYGLAAANRLEVEDHILRESVRFDQKSLSHLEDQFEIRPTSVFDGGEKEAVELMQASNRRAEIEGIARKIRRLIMEEGKRYKDIAILVRNGQDYQEVLETIFFDYEIPYFIDQKRPMLNHPLIELIRSTLEVLNSQWRYEPVFRAVKTDLLFPLKSNHHQLREKMDRLENYVLSNGIKGSRWTSKDRWIYRRFRGLEHSDLPKTDQEREIEHEINELRLFISAPILRLARRLKKASVGKEYAEALFLFLEELDIPAKLENMRTAAEEKGNLVLAREHDQAWNAVIDLLDQFVELLGKESLTLKKFTTILDSGLESMKFSIVPPAMDQVIVANLELSRLSEIKTAFVVGLNDGVIPAKISEEGVLADDDREMLLNTGLNIAPSSRKRLLDEEFIAYKALTTPSEQLILSYPLANEEGRALMPSPYIKRIKEMFPDLSEKLVVNDPAELFEEDQKEYISHPNVAIAYLTTQLQLKKNHYPMAGFWWDVYNYYMKNPQWKENAMLILSSLFFQNRTKPLDEDISKSIYGEEILASVSRMEMYHGCPFSHFARHGLKLQERDIFKLDAPDIGEMFHGALKWISEEVNRRNISWAKLSKEECIHLAKAAVNELAPKLQHQILLSSNRHHYIKRKLENVISRASYVLSEHAKVSGFAPVGLELGFGPNGSLPPFSFTLKNGVKMALQGRIDRVDKAENPNGIFLRVIDYKSSAKTLDYTEVYYGLAMQMLTYLDIVIAHSKNLVGTEASPAGVLYFHVHNPVVKANSILTLDQIEEEIFKSFKMKGLILDDPEVLRMMDTALESGNSKVVSAGFKKDGSLTAASQTAGKEDLHYMRKYVRRIYEKTGNQIISGSVDISPYKLKDRTPCQFCSYRPVCQFDQSLEGNDYRVLKPHKPDEVIQYMREEVDGE, encoded by the coding sequence ATGGCTATCCGCTTTTTAATCGGGCGCTCCGGTGCCGGGAAAACATCTTTTATGTTCAATGAGATGCAGGAAAAGCTTGAATTACATCCGGCAGGCGCACCGATCATTTACTTAGTGCCTGATCAGATGACATTCTTATCCGAGTACCGTCTGGTCCAGTCCCCCAATCTTTCAGGGATGATAAGGGCTCAAGTGTTCAGTTTTACGAGGCTGGCATGGAGAGTATTGCAAGAAACGGGAGGCATCGGACGCTATCATCTCAGCAGTGCCGGTCTGAATATGCTGATCAGAAAAATCATCGAAGAACGGAAAGATGATCTGAAGCTTTTTAATCGCGCTGCTGATAAAAATGGATTTGTCTCACATGTTGAAAGTATGTTGACGGAATTCAAACGCTACTGTGTGAATCCCGAAGAACTGAGCAGGAAAAATAAAGAGCTTGAAAACCAGGGGACAAACAAATCCTTGTCGGACAAGCTTCATGACCTCGAACTCATTTATACACAATTCGAAGACGCGCTATTTGATAAATATATAGATTCAGAGGATTATTTTAGGCTTTTAGCTGATTCCATCCGCCATTCAGAGTACCTCCAAAATGCGGACATTTATATTGATGGATTCCATAGCTTCACCCCACAGGAGTATTTGGTCATCGAACAGCTGATGAAGACGTGCAGAAGTGTTTCCATCGCATTGACGCTTGATAAGCCCTATAAAAACAGTGTACCGGATGAGTTGGATTTATTCAGGATGACAGGTGAAACGTATTCCTCCTTGTATGGGCTGGCCGCTGCTAATCGCTTGGAAGTGGAAGATCATATTTTAAGAGAATCGGTTCGTTTTGACCAAAAGTCTTTATCCCATCTGGAAGACCAGTTTGAAATCCGTCCGACATCTGTATTTGATGGTGGTGAGAAAGAAGCGGTCGAGCTGATGCAGGCTTCTAACAGACGGGCCGAGATAGAAGGCATTGCGCGGAAAATACGCCGCCTTATCATGGAAGAAGGTAAGCGCTATAAGGATATTGCCATTCTGGTGCGAAACGGACAAGACTACCAGGAAGTGCTGGAAACCATCTTCTTTGACTACGAAATCCCGTACTTTATCGATCAAAAACGGCCGATGCTCAATCATCCGCTCATTGAGCTGATTCGCTCTACACTTGAGGTGTTGAACAGCCAGTGGCGCTATGAACCGGTATTCAGGGCCGTGAAAACAGATCTGCTATTCCCGCTTAAAAGCAATCATCATCAACTGAGGGAAAAAATGGACCGCCTTGAGAATTATGTTCTTTCCAATGGAATAAAAGGATCCAGATGGACGAGCAAGGACCGATGGATTTACAGGCGTTTCCGGGGACTGGAGCATTCGGATCTCCCTAAGACAGACCAGGAAAGGGAAATCGAGCATGAAATCAATGAATTAAGACTGTTCATCTCTGCCCCTATCCTGCGGTTGGCAAGAAGACTGAAGAAAGCATCCGTGGGAAAAGAGTATGCTGAAGCACTGTTTCTATTTTTAGAAGAGCTGGATATCCCGGCAAAGCTTGAGAATATGAGGACGGCTGCCGAGGAAAAAGGAAACTTAGTACTGGCAAGAGAGCATGATCAAGCATGGAACGCCGTGATAGACCTTCTCGATCAATTCGTCGAGCTGCTGGGAAAAGAATCCTTAACCTTGAAAAAGTTTACGACAATTCTTGATTCAGGCTTGGAGTCCATGAAGTTTTCCATTGTTCCACCAGCGATGGATCAGGTAATCGTGGCGAATCTGGAACTATCCAGGCTGTCAGAAATCAAAACGGCTTTTGTAGTCGGACTAAATGATGGCGTCATCCCTGCCAAAATTTCTGAAGAAGGGGTTCTTGCAGACGATGACAGGGAAATGCTTTTGAATACAGGACTCAACATTGCACCTTCAAGCAGGAAGAGACTGCTCGATGAAGAGTTCATTGCCTATAAGGCATTGACGACTCCATCCGAACAGCTTATTCTTTCCTATCCCCTTGCAAACGAAGAAGGACGGGCACTGATGCCTTCTCCATATATCAAGAGGATAAAAGAAATGTTTCCCGATTTATCGGAAAAACTGGTCGTCAATGATCCAGCTGAATTATTTGAAGAAGATCAAAAAGAATACATTTCCCATCCGAATGTTGCGATTGCCTATTTGACCACGCAGCTTCAGTTGAAGAAAAACCACTACCCAATGGCTGGTTTCTGGTGGGATGTCTACAATTACTATATGAAGAACCCGCAATGGAAAGAAAATGCGATGCTGATTCTTTCCAGTCTTTTCTTCCAGAATCGGACAAAGCCGCTGGATGAAGACATCAGTAAATCCATTTATGGGGAAGAAATATTAGCAAGTGTGTCGAGGATGGAGATGTACCATGGCTGTCCATTCTCTCATTTTGCACGTCATGGACTGAAATTGCAGGAACGGGATATCTTCAAGCTGGATGCACCGGATATCGGTGAAATGTTCCACGGTGCTTTAAAGTGGATTTCCGAGGAAGTGAACAGAAGAAATATTTCATGGGCAAAGCTTTCGAAAGAGGAATGTATCCATCTGGCGAAAGCGGCGGTCAATGAGCTGGCACCAAAGCTTCAGCATCAGATCCTGTTAAGCTCCAATCGCCATCATTATATTAAACGGAAGCTTGAGAACGTCATCAGCAGGGCTTCCTATGTATTGAGCGAGCATGCAAAAGTCAGTGGCTTCGCTCCTGTCGGCCTCGAGTTGGGATTTGGCCCGAATGGAAGCCTTCCGCCATTTTCCTTCACATTGAAGAATGGAGTCAAAATGGCCCTTCAAGGAAGAATTGACCGTGTGGATAAAGCGGAGAATCCAAATGGAATCTTCCTGAGAGTCATCGATTACAAATCAAGTGCCAAAACCCTTGACTACACGGAGGTCTACTATGGCCTGGCCATGCAGATGCTGACATATTTGGACATTGTCATCGCGCATTCCAAAAACCTGGTCGGAACAGAAGCATCACCTGCAGGAGTCCTCTATTTCCATGTCCATAACCCGGTTGTCAAGGCAAACTCTATTCTTACACTGGATCAGATTGAAGAGGAAATTTTTAAAAGCTTCAAGATGAAAGGGCTGATCCTGGATGATCCCGAAGTACTAAGGATGATGGATACGGCTCTTGAAAGCGGAAATTCCAAAGTGGTCTCAGCAGGTTTCAAAAAGGACGGAAGCTTGACGGCTGCTTCTCAAACAGCAGGAAAAGAAGATCTTCATTACATGAGGAAATATGTCCGGAGAATATACGAAAAAACCGGGAATCAAATCATTTCCGGATCAGTGGATATTTCTCCGTACAAGCTGAAGGACAGAACACCATGCCAATTCTGCTCATACCGGCCTGTCTGCCAGTTCGATCAGTCGCTCGAAGGAAATGACTACAGAGTCTTGAAGCCTCATAAACCGGATGAAGTCATTCAATATATGAGAGAGGAGGTTGATGGGGAATGA